In Populus trichocarpa isolate Nisqually-1 chromosome 16, P.trichocarpa_v4.1, whole genome shotgun sequence, a genomic segment contains:
- the LOC7488075 gene encoding protein WVD2-like 4 isoform X1, which translates to MEVDNAVKANEETIAEEIHAEATVVAPEKEKTNASNSERPLNANETSESFAKAEGLNSSSIASEGAASVSQRKISNALKEPAPRKDTSSKNSKLAKDKPNMKGSGAFSRSHRPILSQSVSFPAKGVCTDNMTKSIEEHPLRTAAKHARDEGTKVKVSFPHISVTSSPRLNQANRRVPTGVNSKESNINCSKTLTRQSSSAGKSCSQQATSVKSSSLNEAAKGHPPQASESAAHQNSKPETTTLSSKEDDDTHSTTSSATPSGRRSSGSGFSFRLEERAEKRKEFFSKIEEKIHAKEIEQTNLQEKSKENQEAEIKQLRKSLTFKATPMPSFYKEPPPKAELKKIPTTRAISPKLGRRKSSTTLTNNSLEDSGSSFSPRASHSPRLNQESSNPTKGIQRNGNKDNGASKTPIRKSQPKLQSHQIMANGLEGKTVKSKAKPPGAENQTQKAGVGKVEENENNSKKIPLCDNGIQTMPENNTPQNDGLVLSSSNPEFMLPQVTVGG; encoded by the exons ATGGAGGTCGACAATGCAGTTAAAGCGAATGAGGAAACCATCGCAGAAGAAATTCATGCTGAAGCAACTGTTGTGgcaccagaaaaagaaaaaacaaatgctaGCAATAGTGAAAGGCCTCTTAATGCCAATGAAACATCTGAGAGTTTTGCCAAAGCTGAAGGTCTTAATTCTTCTTCTATAGCAAGTGAAGGTGCAGCAAGTGTTTCTCAACGAAAAATCTCAAATGCCTTAAAG GAACCTGCTCCTCGGAAAGACACGAGTTCAAAGAACAGCAAATTGGCCAAGGATAAGCCTAATATGAAAGGCTCAGGTGCATTTTCACGTAGCCATAGGCCAATACTTTCTCAAAGTGTTTCATTTCCCGCAAAAGGAGTGTGTACTGATAATATGACGAAGAGCATTGAGGAACACCCGCTCAGAACTGCTGCAAAGCATGCCCGAGATGAAGGAACAAAGGTGAAGGTCTCTTTTCCCCATATATCAGTCACTTCAAGTCCCCGTCTCAATCAAGCCAACAGGCGTGTTCCAACTGGAGTGAATTCAAAGGAATCAAATATCAATTGTAGTAAAACTTTAACTAGGCAGAGTTCTTCAGCAGGCAAGTCTTGCAGTCAACAGGCTACG TCTGTGAAATCAAGTTCTTTGAATGAAGCAGCTAAGGGCCATCCACCCCAGGCTTCTGA GTCTGCTGctcatcaaaattcaaaacctgAGACAACCACATTGTCAAGCAAAGAAGATGATGACACCCATTCCACAACCTC AAGTGCCACTCCTAGCGGGAGGAGAAGCAGTGGTTCTGGATTCTCCTTCAGATTGGAAGAACGTGCTGAAAAACGGAAGGAG TTCTTTTCAAAGATTGAAGAGAAGATCCATGCCAAGGAAATTGAACAAACTAACTTGCAGGAAAAATCAAAG GAGAACCAGGAGGCAGAGATCAAGCAACTGAGGAAGAGTTTGACATTTAAAGCTACACCTATGCCAAGTTTCTACAAAGAACCTCCTCCAAAAGCAGAACTAAAGAAG ATACCAACTACTCGTGCAATATCACCGAAGCTTGGAAGGCGCAAGAGCTCCACCACTTTAACGAACAACTCTTTGGAAGACAGTGGATCTTCTTTTAGCCCACGAGCTTCTCACAGCCCACGTCTGAACCAAGAATCAAGCAACCCAACCAAGGGAATTCAGAGAAATGGTAACAAGGATAATGGCGCTTCAAAAACCCCAATTAGGAAGTCCCAACCTAAGCTTCAATCTCACCAAATCATGGCCAATGGACTGGAAGGAAAGACTGTCAAGTCCAAAGCAAAGCCACCTGGAGCAGAGAATCAAACCCAGAAAGCTGGTGTCGGAAAAGTGGAAGAAAACGAGAATAATTCTAAGAAAATCCCTTTATGTGATAATGGAATTCAGACCATGCCTGAAAACAACACTCCTCAGAACGATGGACTGGTATTGTCCTCGTCCAATCCTGAGTTCATGCTCCCTCAAGTCACAGTCGGAGGGTGA
- the LOC7469926 gene encoding calcium-dependent protein kinase 1 isoform X2, with product MGNSNCIGSRFSKDGLFQTISSSIRWSRSTDGSIIHSKRENGEGLSLTKVQELPVHAQRKPPEQMKIVKEETKQVTLPASPKEGAAKPSEIVMKVKEESKPAQPASDKEEKKPAVPTGPNKPLVKRTPSAGLQVDSVLKTRTGHLREYYNLGRKLGHGQFGTIFLCAEKATGKEYACKSISKRKLLTSDDVVDVRREIQIMHHLAGHPNVVSIKGAYEDEVAVHVVMELCAGGELFDRIIKRGHYTERKAAQLTRTIVGVIEACHSLGVMHRDLKPENFLFVNESEDSPLKAIDFGLSVFFKPGEIFNDVVGSPYYVAPEVLRKRYGPEADVWSAGVIVYILLCGVPPFWAGHPWVHDDGVAPDKPLDPAVLSSLKQFSAMNKIKKMALRIIAENVSEEEIAGLKEIFKMIDTDNSGQITFEELKVGLRRFGANLSEAEIYSLLRAADVDNSGTIDYKEFIAATLHLNKVEREDRLFAAFSYFDKDNSGYITIDELQQACNEFGMDDVHLEEMIREVDQDKDGRIDFNEFVAMMQKGNAELGKNGLQGNNFGIGFREALSVY from the exons ATGGGGAATAGTAATTGTATTGGATCAAGGTTTTCGAAGGATGGTctttttcaaacaatttcctCTTCGATTCGTTGGTCTCGATCGACGGATGGCTCGATCATTCATAGTAAGAGAGAAAATGGGGAAGGATTGTCCTTGACTAAAGTGCAAGAACTTCCTGTCCATGCTCAAAGGAAACCTCCGGAACAAATGAAGATAGTCAAGGAAGAGACTAAACAAGTAACATTACCGGCAAGTCCCAAGGAAGGGGCCGCTAAACCATCAGAGATTGTGATGAAGGTTAAGGAGGAGAGTAAGCCAGCCCAGCCAGCAAGTgacaaggaagagaaaaaacCAGCAGTGCCCACAGGACCAAACAAGCCTCTTGTTAAGAGGACACCAAGTGCAGGGCTTCAGGTAGATTCAGTGTTGAAGACAAGAACCGGTCATTTGAGGGAGTACTACAACTTGGGGAGGAAGCTTGGACATGGCCAATTTGGGACAATTTTTCTATGTGCGGAGAAAGCAACTGGAAAAGAGTATGCCTGCAAGTCGATCTCAAAAAGGAAGTTATTGACATCAGATGATGTGGTTGATGTAAGGAGGGAAATTCAGATAATGCATCACTTGGCAGGGCACCCTAATGTTGTCTCTATCAAAGGAGCTTACGAGGATGAAGTGGCAGTTCATGTTGTGATGGAATTATGCGCTGGTGGTGAGCTCTTTGATAGGATTATCAAGCGAGGACATTATACAGAAAGAAAAGCAGCTCAGCTCACTAGGACTATAGTTGGTGTTATAGAAGCCTGCCATTCCTTAGGGGTCATGCATCGGGATCTCAAGCCTGAGAACTTTCTCTTTGTCAACGAGAGTGAGGATTCACCTCTTAAGGCAATAGATTTTGGATTATCAGTATTCTTCAAACCTG GGGAGATTTTTAACGATGTGGTTGGAAGCCCATACTATGTTGCACCTGAAGTATTGCGCAAGCGCTATGGTCCAGAAGCAGATGTTTGGAGTGCTGGAGTGATAGTTTACATTCTCTTATGTGGGGTACCTCCATTTTGGGCTG GTCATCCTTGGGTTCATGATGACGGGGTGGCTCCAGACAAGCCTCTAGATCCTGCAGTCTTAAGTTCCTTGAAGCAGTTTTCTGCAATGAACAAGATTAAGAAAATGGCTCTTAGA ATCATTGCTGAGAACGTGTCTGAAGAAGAAATTGCTGGATTGAAAGAGATATTTAAGATGATAGACACAGACAATAGTGGTCAGATTACTTTCGAAGAACTCAAAGTGGGACTGAGAAGATTCGGTGCTAATCTCTCTGAGGCTGAGATTTATTCTCTACTGCGAGCA GCAGATGTTGATAACAGTGGCACAATAGATTACAAGGAGTTCATAGCTGCCACATTACATTTAAACAAAGTAGAAAGGGAAGATCGTCTATTTGCAGCCTTCTCATATTTTGACAAAGATAACAGTGGCTATATCACTATAGATGAACTCCAACAAGCCTGTAACGAATTTGGTATGGATGATGTTCACTTAGAAGAAATGATTCGAGAAGTTGATCAAGATAAG GATGGTCGCATAGATTTCAATGAATTTGTGGCCATGATGCAAAAAGGCAATGCTGAACTGGGAAAGAATGGTTTACAGGGTAATAATTTTGGCATTGGATTTAGGGAGGCACTATCAGTTTATTAA
- the LOC7488074 gene encoding fasciclin-like arabinogalactan protein 15 produces MDSHIYGVSEKTLFLFTLLCFSVASISALPHQNRTGNSTVTGQMINSNSVLVALLDSHYTELAELVEKALLLQTLEEAVGKHNITIFAPKNEALERQLDPEFKRFLLEPGNLKSLQTLLLFHIIPQRVGSNDWPGHKSNPTRHTTLCNDHLHLITKNSGKKLVGAAVLTRPDDVTRPDGVIHGIERLLVPQSVQEDFNRRRNLRSISAVLPEGAPEVDPRTHRLKKPEPPVRAGSPPVLPVYDAMSPGPSLAPAPAPGPGGPHHHFDGESQVKDFIQTLVHYGGYNEMADILVNLTSLATEMGRLVSEGYVLTVLAPNDEAMAKLTTDQLSEPGAPEQIIYYHIIPEYQTEESMYNAVRRFGKIGYDTLRLPHKVVAQEADGSVKFGSGDGSAYLFDPDIYTDGRISVQGIDGVLFPEVEKESTSVKKSVSSVKVATTTPRRGKLMEVACRMLGSLGQESHFTTCQ; encoded by the exons ATGGATTCTCACATCTATGGTGTCTCCGAGAAAACCCTTTTTCTCTTTacccttctttgtttttccgTCGCCTCCATTTCTGCATTGCCCCATCAGAATAGAACTGGCAATAGTACGGTTACGGGTCAGATGATAAACTCCAACTCGGTTCTTGTTGCCCTCCTGGACTCGCATTACACTGAGTTAGCTGAGCTCGTTGAGAAGGCTCTCCTTCTGCAAACCCTTGAAGAAGCTGTTGGCAAACACAACATCACCATCTTTGCACCAAAAAATGAAGCTTTAGAGCGTCAACTTGACCCCGAATTCAAACGGTTTTTACTTGAACCCGGTAATCTCAAATCTCTCCAAACCCTTTTGTTGTTCCACATTATCCCCCAACGGGTCGGATCCAATGACTGGCCGGGTCATAAATCAAACCCCACCAGGCACACCACTCTCTGCAACGACCATCTGCACTTAATCACCAAGAATTCAGGCAAAAAGCTTGTCGGAGCCGCCGTGTTGACCCGACCGGATGATGTGACCCGTCCCGATGGAGTAATCCACGGTATTGAACGCCTCCTAGTTCCACAATCAGTACAGGAAGACTTCAACAGGAGAAGAAATCTGAGATCCATATCAGCTGTTTTGCCAGAAGGAGCACCGGAAGTTGACCCCAGAACCCATAGATTGAAAAAACCCGAACCACCAGTTCGGGCCGGGTCACCACCGGTTTTGCCCGTTTATGATGCCATGTCTCCTGGACCATCACTGGCTCCCGCCCCAGCTCCAGGACCCGGCGGACCTCACCACCATTTCGATGGAGAAAGCCAAGTCAAAGACTTCATACAGACGTTAGTACACTATGGTGGCTACAATGAGATGGCTGATATTTTAGTGAACTTAACCTCATTAGCCACTGAAATGGGCAGGTTAGTATCTGAAGGTTACGTGCTTACAGTTTTGGCACCGAATGACGAAGCCATGGCTAAGCTAACAACAGACCAGTTGAGCGAGCCAGGGGCACCAGAGCAGATCATCTATTACCACATAATTCCCGAGTACCAAACTGAAGAGAGCATGTATAATGCTGTTAGGAGGTTTGGGAAAATAGGGTATGATACACTGAGGTTGCCGCATAAAGTTGTGGCTCAAGAAGCTGACGGGTCGGTTAAGTTCGGGTCGGGTGATGGGTCGGCCTATTTGTTTGACCCGGATATCTATACAGATGGGAGGATTTCAGTTCAAGGGATTGATGGGGTTTTGTTTCCTGAAGTTGAGAAAGAAAGTACTTCTGTTAAGAAATCCGTTAGCTCTGTTAAGGTTGCCACTACCACGCCAAGAAGAG GGAAGTTAATGGAAGTAGCTTGTAGAATGCTCGGAAGTCTTGGTCAGGAGTCGCATTTCACCACATGCCAATGA
- the LOC7469928 gene encoding S-protein homolog 74 has translation MEIARPSYFSGRKIKSSPSDMKAATVLAVAVILFISTGSGQVVPIAPRYHLHILNGLSPDKILLVHCQSKNNDLGVHNIPVNSEFDWSFRTNAWGTTLFWCYLAPDDHSHADFNAFQDKEKITDSCDGNGNCCWIAKDDGVYLRDFPKNSTDDLKYHWVAGT, from the coding sequence ATGGAAATAGCCCGGCCATCTTATTTCtctggaagaaaaataaagagtagCCCTTCCGATATGAAAGCCGCCACCGTATTGGCAGTTGCCGTGATTCTCTTCATTTCAACCGGCTCGGGCCAAGTCGTGCCCATCGCTCCTCGCTATCATTTGCACATTCTCAACGGATTGAGCCCCGACAAAATCTTGCTCGTTCACTGCCAGTCTAAAAATAATGATCTTGGCGTCCATAATATTCCGGTGAACTCGGAATTTGATTGGAGTTTTAGAACGAATGCTTGGGGCACTACGCTTTTCTGGTGTTACTTAGCCCCGGATGACCACTCTCATGCAGACTTCAACGCGTTCCaggataaagaaaaaatcactgACAGTTGCGACGGTAATGGCAATTGTTGCTGGATTGCTAAAGATGATGGAGTTTATCTGAGGGATTTTCCGAAGAACAGTACTGATGATCTCAAATATCATTGGGTAGCGGGAACCTGA
- the LOC7488075 gene encoding protein WVD2-like 4 isoform X2, translating into MEVDNAVKANEETIAEEIHAEATVVAPEKEKTNASNSERPLNANETSESFAKAEGLNSSSIASEGAASVSQRKISNALKEPAPRKDTSSKNSKLAKDKPNMKGSGAFSRSHRPILSQSVSFPAKGVCTDNMTKSIEEHPLRTAAKHARDEGTKVKVSFPHISVTSSPRLNQANRRVPTGVNSKESNINCSKTLTRQSSSAGKSCSQQATSVKSSSLNEAAKGHPPQASESAAHQNSKPETTTLSSKEDDDTHSTTSATPSGRRSSGSGFSFRLEERAEKRKEFFSKIEEKIHAKEIEQTNLQEKSKENQEAEIKQLRKSLTFKATPMPSFYKEPPPKAELKKIPTTRAISPKLGRRKSSTTLTNNSLEDSGSSFSPRASHSPRLNQESSNPTKGIQRNGNKDNGASKTPIRKSQPKLQSHQIMANGLEGKTVKSKAKPPGAENQTQKAGVGKVEENENNSKKIPLCDNGIQTMPENNTPQNDGLVLSSSNPEFMLPQVTVGG; encoded by the exons ATGGAGGTCGACAATGCAGTTAAAGCGAATGAGGAAACCATCGCAGAAGAAATTCATGCTGAAGCAACTGTTGTGgcaccagaaaaagaaaaaacaaatgctaGCAATAGTGAAAGGCCTCTTAATGCCAATGAAACATCTGAGAGTTTTGCCAAAGCTGAAGGTCTTAATTCTTCTTCTATAGCAAGTGAAGGTGCAGCAAGTGTTTCTCAACGAAAAATCTCAAATGCCTTAAAG GAACCTGCTCCTCGGAAAGACACGAGTTCAAAGAACAGCAAATTGGCCAAGGATAAGCCTAATATGAAAGGCTCAGGTGCATTTTCACGTAGCCATAGGCCAATACTTTCTCAAAGTGTTTCATTTCCCGCAAAAGGAGTGTGTACTGATAATATGACGAAGAGCATTGAGGAACACCCGCTCAGAACTGCTGCAAAGCATGCCCGAGATGAAGGAACAAAGGTGAAGGTCTCTTTTCCCCATATATCAGTCACTTCAAGTCCCCGTCTCAATCAAGCCAACAGGCGTGTTCCAACTGGAGTGAATTCAAAGGAATCAAATATCAATTGTAGTAAAACTTTAACTAGGCAGAGTTCTTCAGCAGGCAAGTCTTGCAGTCAACAGGCTACG TCTGTGAAATCAAGTTCTTTGAATGAAGCAGCTAAGGGCCATCCACCCCAGGCTTCTGA GTCTGCTGctcatcaaaattcaaaacctgAGACAACCACATTGTCAAGCAAAGAAGATGATGACACCCATTCCACAACCTC TGCCACTCCTAGCGGGAGGAGAAGCAGTGGTTCTGGATTCTCCTTCAGATTGGAAGAACGTGCTGAAAAACGGAAGGAG TTCTTTTCAAAGATTGAAGAGAAGATCCATGCCAAGGAAATTGAACAAACTAACTTGCAGGAAAAATCAAAG GAGAACCAGGAGGCAGAGATCAAGCAACTGAGGAAGAGTTTGACATTTAAAGCTACACCTATGCCAAGTTTCTACAAAGAACCTCCTCCAAAAGCAGAACTAAAGAAG ATACCAACTACTCGTGCAATATCACCGAAGCTTGGAAGGCGCAAGAGCTCCACCACTTTAACGAACAACTCTTTGGAAGACAGTGGATCTTCTTTTAGCCCACGAGCTTCTCACAGCCCACGTCTGAACCAAGAATCAAGCAACCCAACCAAGGGAATTCAGAGAAATGGTAACAAGGATAATGGCGCTTCAAAAACCCCAATTAGGAAGTCCCAACCTAAGCTTCAATCTCACCAAATCATGGCCAATGGACTGGAAGGAAAGACTGTCAAGTCCAAAGCAAAGCCACCTGGAGCAGAGAATCAAACCCAGAAAGCTGGTGTCGGAAAAGTGGAAGAAAACGAGAATAATTCTAAGAAAATCCCTTTATGTGATAATGGAATTCAGACCATGCCTGAAAACAACACTCCTCAGAACGATGGACTGGTATTGTCCTCGTCCAATCCTGAGTTCATGCTCCCTCAAGTCACAGTCGGAGGGTGA
- the LOC7469927 gene encoding fra a 1-associated protein, translating into MGWVWRDDDESDDSFQKNPNYSSSSSGEVCSTRTVVRSQCKTEEVEPGKFVRKCEKTEEVLRDCLGKPVEVLKSNKEYTEDDVTEQVVRGLLHPGKFEDVPFDFHGLRGDIQDIERHFLGGINRFFEAAEEMKNNFFDVFGDFHNGNSSSSPSKRRGIPVEGHPLTEASPKPKEPNSGDVDLSGLARDV; encoded by the exons ATGGGGTGGGTGTGGAGAGACGACGACGAGTCGGACGATTCCTttcaaaaaaaccctaattattCCTCTTCATCTTCTGGTGAGGTATGTTCCACGAGGACGGTGGTGAGGTCGCAGTGCAAGACGGAGGAGGTTGAGCCTGGAAAGTTCGTTAGAAAGTGCGAGAAAACCGAGGAGGTCCTTCGTGATTGCCTTGGAAA GCCTGTTGAAGTGCTGAAATCTAACAAAGAGTATACTGAAGATGATGTCACAGAGCAAGTGGTTAGAGGGTTGCTCCATCCAGGAAAGTTTGAGGATGTACCATTTGACTTCCATGGTCTTCGAGGTGATATTCAAGACATAGAACGTCACTTCCTTGGTGGCATCAACCGTTTCTTTGAAGCAGCTGAAGAGATGAAGAACAACTTCTTTGATGTTTTTGGCGACTTCCATAATGGGAATTCATCATCCTCACCATCTAAAAGGCGAGGGATACCTGTCGAAGGCCATCCGCTGACAGAAGCCTCTCCTAAACCAAAGGAGCCAAACTCCGGAGATGTTGACCTTTCGGGTTTGGCAAGAGATGTTTAA
- the LOC7469926 gene encoding calcium-dependent protein kinase 26 isoform X1, whose product MGNSNCIGSRFSKDGLFQTISSSIRWSRSTDGSIIHSKRENGEGLSLTKVQELPVHAQRKPPEQMKIVKEETKQVTLPASPKEGAAKPSEIVMKVKEESKPAQPASDKEEKKPAVPTGPNKPLVKRTPSAGLQVDSVLKTRTGHLREYYNLGRKLGHGQFGTIFLCAEKATGKEYACKSISKRKLLTSDDVVDVRREIQIMHHLAGHPNVVSIKGAYEDEVAVHVVMELCAGGELFDRIIKRGHYTERKAAQLTRTIVGVIEACHSLGVMHRDLKPENFLFVNESEDSPLKAIDFGLSVFFKPGEIFNDVVGSPYYVAPEVLRKRYGPEADVWSAGVIVYILLCGVPPFWAEKEHDIFEEVLHGDLDFTSDPWPNISASAKDLVRRMLVRDPKKRLTAHEVLCHPWVHDDGVAPDKPLDPAVLSSLKQFSAMNKIKKMALRIIAENVSEEEIAGLKEIFKMIDTDNSGQITFEELKVGLRRFGANLSEAEIYSLLRAADVDNSGTIDYKEFIAATLHLNKVEREDRLFAAFSYFDKDNSGYITIDELQQACNEFGMDDVHLEEMIREVDQDKDGRIDFNEFVAMMQKGNAELGKNGLQGNNFGIGFREALSVY is encoded by the exons ATGGGGAATAGTAATTGTATTGGATCAAGGTTTTCGAAGGATGGTctttttcaaacaatttcctCTTCGATTCGTTGGTCTCGATCGACGGATGGCTCGATCATTCATAGTAAGAGAGAAAATGGGGAAGGATTGTCCTTGACTAAAGTGCAAGAACTTCCTGTCCATGCTCAAAGGAAACCTCCGGAACAAATGAAGATAGTCAAGGAAGAGACTAAACAAGTAACATTACCGGCAAGTCCCAAGGAAGGGGCCGCTAAACCATCAGAGATTGTGATGAAGGTTAAGGAGGAGAGTAAGCCAGCCCAGCCAGCAAGTgacaaggaagagaaaaaacCAGCAGTGCCCACAGGACCAAACAAGCCTCTTGTTAAGAGGACACCAAGTGCAGGGCTTCAGGTAGATTCAGTGTTGAAGACAAGAACCGGTCATTTGAGGGAGTACTACAACTTGGGGAGGAAGCTTGGACATGGCCAATTTGGGACAATTTTTCTATGTGCGGAGAAAGCAACTGGAAAAGAGTATGCCTGCAAGTCGATCTCAAAAAGGAAGTTATTGACATCAGATGATGTGGTTGATGTAAGGAGGGAAATTCAGATAATGCATCACTTGGCAGGGCACCCTAATGTTGTCTCTATCAAAGGAGCTTACGAGGATGAAGTGGCAGTTCATGTTGTGATGGAATTATGCGCTGGTGGTGAGCTCTTTGATAGGATTATCAAGCGAGGACATTATACAGAAAGAAAAGCAGCTCAGCTCACTAGGACTATAGTTGGTGTTATAGAAGCCTGCCATTCCTTAGGGGTCATGCATCGGGATCTCAAGCCTGAGAACTTTCTCTTTGTCAACGAGAGTGAGGATTCACCTCTTAAGGCAATAGATTTTGGATTATCAGTATTCTTCAAACCTG GGGAGATTTTTAACGATGTGGTTGGAAGCCCATACTATGTTGCACCTGAAGTATTGCGCAAGCGCTATGGTCCAGAAGCAGATGTTTGGAGTGCTGGAGTGATAGTTTACATTCTCTTATGTGGGGTACCTCCATTTTGGGCTG AAAAGGAGCATGATATATTTGAGGAGGTTTTGCATGGTGATCTGGATTTCACATCAGATCCCTGGCCTAATATCTCTGCAAGCGCAAAAGATTTAGTCAGGAGAATGCTTGTCAGGGACCCTAAGAAGAGACTTACTGCCCACGAAGTTCTTT GTCATCCTTGGGTTCATGATGACGGGGTGGCTCCAGACAAGCCTCTAGATCCTGCAGTCTTAAGTTCCTTGAAGCAGTTTTCTGCAATGAACAAGATTAAGAAAATGGCTCTTAGA ATCATTGCTGAGAACGTGTCTGAAGAAGAAATTGCTGGATTGAAAGAGATATTTAAGATGATAGACACAGACAATAGTGGTCAGATTACTTTCGAAGAACTCAAAGTGGGACTGAGAAGATTCGGTGCTAATCTCTCTGAGGCTGAGATTTATTCTCTACTGCGAGCA GCAGATGTTGATAACAGTGGCACAATAGATTACAAGGAGTTCATAGCTGCCACATTACATTTAAACAAAGTAGAAAGGGAAGATCGTCTATTTGCAGCCTTCTCATATTTTGACAAAGATAACAGTGGCTATATCACTATAGATGAACTCCAACAAGCCTGTAACGAATTTGGTATGGATGATGTTCACTTAGAAGAAATGATTCGAGAAGTTGATCAAGATAAG GATGGTCGCATAGATTTCAATGAATTTGTGGCCATGATGCAAAAAGGCAATGCTGAACTGGGAAAGAATGGTTTACAGGGTAATAATTTTGGCATTGGATTTAGGGAGGCACTATCAGTTTATTAA